Proteins encoded by one window of Xanthomonas sp. DAR 80977:
- the lpxD gene encoding UDP-3-O-(3-hydroxymyristoyl)glucosamine N-acyltransferase: protein MNTPSYTAHDIAERFGLQLHGDGGVAVHGVATLAHAGAGQLSFLANPRYRAQLADSAAAVVVLRADDAEAAPGTALIARDPYVAFAKIAALFDVAPARPPGIHPSASIDPSAQIAASAHIGAFVSIGARSVVGDGCVIGPGSVIGDDCQVGDGCELIARVTLVTRVRLGKRVRIHPGAVLGADGFGLAMDAGHWIKVPQLGGVSIGDDCEIGANACVDRGALEDTTLEEDVRLDNLVQIAHNVHIGAHSAIAGCTGIAGSARIGRYCMLGGAVGVVGHLEICDKVVITGKSVVRNSIHEPGEYSSGTPLTDNRTWRKNAARFKQLDALARRILSVSKEKQ from the coding sequence GTGAATACTCCTTCCTATACCGCACACGACATCGCCGAGCGCTTCGGCCTGCAGTTGCATGGCGACGGTGGCGTCGCCGTGCATGGCGTGGCCACGCTGGCACATGCCGGCGCCGGCCAGCTCAGTTTCCTGGCCAATCCGCGCTATCGCGCGCAGCTGGCCGACAGCGCCGCGGCCGTCGTGGTGCTGCGCGCCGACGACGCCGAGGCGGCGCCCGGTACCGCGCTGATCGCGCGCGATCCCTACGTCGCCTTCGCCAAGATCGCCGCGCTGTTCGACGTGGCGCCGGCGCGCCCGCCCGGCATCCATCCCAGCGCCAGCATCGACCCCAGCGCGCAGATCGCCGCCAGCGCGCACATCGGCGCCTTCGTCAGCATCGGCGCGCGCAGCGTGGTCGGCGACGGCTGCGTGATCGGCCCGGGCAGCGTGATCGGCGACGACTGCCAGGTCGGCGACGGCTGCGAACTGATCGCCCGCGTCACCTTGGTCACCCGCGTGCGGCTGGGCAAGCGCGTGCGCATCCACCCCGGCGCGGTGCTCGGCGCCGACGGCTTCGGCCTGGCGATGGACGCCGGCCACTGGATCAAGGTGCCGCAGCTCGGCGGCGTGAGCATCGGCGACGATTGCGAGATCGGCGCCAACGCCTGCGTCGACCGCGGCGCGCTGGAAGACACCACGCTCGAAGAGGACGTGCGCCTGGACAACCTGGTGCAGATCGCGCACAACGTGCACATCGGCGCGCACAGCGCGATCGCCGGCTGCACCGGCATCGCCGGCAGCGCCAGGATCGGCCGCTACTGCATGCTCGGCGGCGCGGTCGGCGTGGTCGGCCACCTGGAAATCTGCGACAAGGTGGTGATCACCGGCAAGTCGGTGGTGCGCAATTCCATCCATGAGCCGGGCGAGTATTCGTCCGGCACCCCGTTGACCGACAACCGCACGTGGCGCAAGAACGCCGCGCGCTTCAAGCAGCTCGATGCCCTGGCACGTCGCATCCTGTCTGTAAGCAAGGAGAAGCAATGA
- the fabZ gene encoding 3-hydroxyacyl-ACP dehydratase FabZ: protein MSHEQTLPDINQIQALIPHRYPFLLVDRVISLDFENRKIVAHKNVSINEPFFQGHFPGQPIMPGVLIIEALAQAGGVLTQLALGRDAQSKLFYMVKVDKARFSSQVVPGDVLELHVEIKRVIRNMAVYYGEAKVDGKVVACAEVLCAGTRE from the coding sequence ATGAGCCACGAACAGACACTGCCGGACATCAACCAGATCCAGGCGTTGATCCCGCACCGCTATCCTTTCCTGCTGGTGGACAGGGTGATTTCGCTCGACTTCGAGAACCGCAAGATCGTGGCGCACAAGAACGTCAGCATCAACGAGCCGTTCTTCCAGGGCCATTTCCCCGGCCAGCCGATCATGCCCGGCGTGCTGATCATCGAAGCGCTGGCCCAGGCCGGCGGCGTGCTGACCCAGCTCGCGCTGGGCCGCGACGCGCAGTCCAAGCTGTTCTACATGGTCAAGGTCGACAAGGCCCGCTTCAGCAGCCAGGTCGTGCCCGGCGACGTGCTGGAGCTGCACGTGGAAATCAAGCGCGTGATCCGCAACATGGCCGTGTACTACGGCGAAGCCAAGGTGGACGGCAAGGTCGTCGCCTGCGCCGAGGTGCTGTGCGCCGGCACCCGCGAATGA
- the dxr gene encoding 1-deoxy-D-xylulose-5-phosphate reductoisomerase → MADAVRSIAVLGATGSIGASALDVIARHPQRLRASVLAAGGNVAGLLALCAAHRPAHAVIADPALYAALRDGLRAAGLRTEAHAGAAALEQLVASDACDSVVAAIVGAAGLASTLAAARAGKRLLLANKESLVLAGELVTAAAAAAGAEIIPIDSEHNAIFQCLRSRQAGAEVRRVLLTASGGPFRGWDRSRLQAVTPAQAVAHPKWSMGPKISVDSATLMNKGLEVIEAHHLFALPPSRIEVLVHPQSLVHSLVEFIDGSTLAQMGLPDMRTTLAVGLGWPQRIESGVAGLDLLAHGRLEFEPADLDAFPCLGLAWRAMQAGGSAPAILNAANEVAVSAFLQGRIGFLSIPALVENALTVLPAGAADSLDALLAADAQSRKITELAIARQPAHV, encoded by the coding sequence ATGGCCGATGCCGTCCGCTCCATCGCCGTGCTCGGCGCCACCGGCTCGATCGGCGCCTCCGCGCTGGACGTGATCGCGCGCCACCCGCAGCGGCTGCGCGCCAGCGTGCTGGCCGCCGGCGGCAACGTCGCCGGGCTGCTGGCGCTGTGCGCCGCGCACCGGCCGGCGCACGCGGTGATCGCCGACCCGGCGCTGTATGCGGCGCTGCGCGACGGCCTGCGCGCGGCCGGGCTGCGCACCGAGGCGCATGCCGGCGCCGCCGCGCTGGAGCAACTGGTGGCCAGCGACGCCTGCGACAGCGTGGTCGCGGCCATCGTCGGCGCCGCCGGCCTGGCCTCGACCCTGGCCGCGGCCCGCGCCGGCAAGCGCCTGCTGCTGGCCAACAAGGAATCGCTGGTGCTGGCCGGCGAGCTGGTCACCGCCGCGGCCGCCGCGGCCGGCGCCGAGATCATCCCGATCGACAGCGAGCACAACGCGATCTTCCAGTGCCTGCGCTCGCGCCAGGCCGGCGCCGAAGTGCGGCGGGTGCTGCTGACCGCCTCCGGCGGCCCGTTCCGCGGCTGGGACCGCAGCCGCCTGCAGGCGGTGACCCCGGCGCAGGCGGTGGCGCACCCGAAGTGGTCGATGGGCCCGAAGATCTCGGTGGACTCGGCGACCTTGATGAACAAGGGCCTGGAGGTGATCGAGGCGCACCACCTGTTCGCGCTGCCGCCTTCGCGCATCGAGGTGCTGGTGCACCCGCAGAGCCTGGTGCACTCGTTGGTGGAGTTCATCGACGGTTCCACCTTGGCGCAGATGGGTTTGCCGGACATGCGCACCACCCTGGCGGTGGGCCTGGGCTGGCCGCAGCGGATCGAATCCGGGGTCGCCGGGCTGGACCTGCTGGCCCACGGCCGCCTGGAGTTCGAACCGGCGGACCTGGACGCCTTCCCCTGCCTGGGCCTGGCCTGGCGCGCGATGCAGGCCGGCGGCAGCGCCCCGGCGATCCTGAACGCAGCCAACGAAGTGGCTGTTTCAGCCTTTCTTCAGGGCCGTATCGGTTTCCTATCAATTCCTGCGCTGGTCGAGAACGCCCTGACCGTGCTGCCTGCGGGCGCGGCCGACTCCCTGGACGCGCTGCTGGCGGCGGACGCGCAATCGCGCAAGATCACCGAACTCGCCATTGCCCGCCAGCCTGCCCATGTCTGA
- a CDS encoding ribonuclease HII — MKRSDPPSPQRELLCESPIPNAESRLLYAGVDEAGRGPLAGPVAVAAVVFDPARTRINGLDDSKQLTAARRETLYARIVERALAWQVVLIEAEEIDRLNIYQATMLGMRRAVEGVAHVAGFARIDGNRVPKGLPCAAEALVGGDGLDRSIMAASIVAKVTRDRIMQRLHEQHPHYGFDLHKGYATPAHLAALAAHGPCPQHRRSFAPVRRALGTAQAPSASELPCRADADLLAAEPQPA; from the coding sequence ATGAAGCGCTCCGATCCTCCATCGCCGCAGCGGGAACTGCTCTGCGAATCCCCAATCCCGAATGCCGAATCCCGGCTGCTCTACGCCGGCGTCGACGAAGCCGGACGCGGCCCGCTGGCCGGGCCGGTCGCGGTGGCCGCGGTGGTGTTCGATCCGGCGCGTACCCGCATCAACGGCCTGGACGATTCCAAGCAGCTGACCGCCGCGCGCCGCGAGACGCTGTACGCGCGCATCGTCGAGCGCGCGCTGGCCTGGCAGGTGGTGCTGATCGAGGCCGAGGAGATCGACCGGCTGAACATCTACCAGGCCACCATGCTGGGCATGCGCCGCGCGGTCGAGGGCGTGGCGCACGTGGCCGGCTTCGCCCGCATCGACGGCAACCGCGTGCCCAAGGGCCTGCCCTGCGCCGCCGAGGCGCTGGTCGGCGGCGACGGCCTGGACCGCTCGATCATGGCCGCCTCAATCGTGGCCAAGGTCACCCGCGACCGCATCATGCAGCGCCTGCACGAACAGCATCCGCACTACGGCTTCGACCTGCACAAGGGCTACGCCACCCCGGCGCACCTGGCCGCCCTGGCCGCGCACGGCCCGTGCCCGCAGCATCGGCGCAGCTTCGCGCCGGTGCGGCGGGCGCTCGGAACGGCCCAGGCGCCAAGCGCCTCGGAGCTGCCGTGCCGCGCGGACGCGGACCTGCTGGCGGCGGAGCCGCAGCCGGCCTGA
- the rseP gene encoding RIP metalloprotease RseP, whose amino-acid sequence MGDFIGSVWWMIVSLGVLVTFHEFGHFWVARRCGVKVLRFSVGFGKPLWSRHDRHGTEFAIAAIPLGGYVKMLDEREGDVAPAERGQAFNNKSVWQRIAIVAAGPIANLVLCVALLWAMFVIGRQDYAAVVGRADGLALQAGLQPGERIVRIGEREVSSWSDASMQLTVAAMDRADVRIQTEDVQDGATRVHTLRLSQLPAGFDEQQVPRLAGLAWRFTLQPAIVSAVTPGSAADGVLRPGDRILAVDGAPVASADQVAPQVKALARNGGSGLVEVERNGERLALDVRLTPSKDPRVQGLALGIATSSNTPPAFDAKLQYGPLAAIPMAFRETGKLAGDTLGLIRRMLTGQASIKNVSGPITIAKVANGSAKQGPDWFLYFLALLSLSLAIMNLLPIPILDGGHLLYYLIELVKGSPLSERAMAAGQVVGLTMLAGLMGLAFYNDIFGQVLR is encoded by the coding sequence ATGGGTGATTTCATCGGGTCCGTCTGGTGGATGATCGTCAGCCTGGGCGTGCTGGTGACCTTCCACGAGTTCGGCCACTTCTGGGTCGCCCGCCGCTGCGGGGTCAAGGTGCTGCGCTTCTCAGTGGGCTTCGGCAAGCCGCTGTGGTCGCGCCACGACCGCCACGGCACCGAATTCGCGATCGCCGCGATCCCGCTGGGCGGCTACGTGAAGATGCTCGACGAGCGCGAGGGCGACGTGGCCCCGGCCGAGCGCGGCCAGGCCTTCAACAACAAGAGCGTGTGGCAGCGCATCGCCATCGTCGCCGCCGGCCCGATCGCCAACCTGGTGCTGTGCGTGGCGCTGCTGTGGGCGATGTTCGTGATCGGCAGGCAGGATTACGCGGCGGTGGTCGGCCGCGCCGACGGGCTGGCGCTGCAGGCCGGGCTGCAGCCGGGCGAGCGCATCGTGCGCATCGGCGAGCGCGAGGTCTCCAGCTGGAGCGATGCCAGCATGCAGCTGACCGTGGCGGCGATGGACCGCGCCGACGTGCGCATCCAGACCGAGGACGTGCAGGACGGCGCCACCCGCGTGCATACGCTGCGCCTGTCGCAGCTGCCGGCCGGCTTCGACGAGCAGCAGGTGCCGCGCCTGGCCGGCCTCGCCTGGCGCTTCACCCTGCAGCCGGCGATCGTCTCCGCGGTGACGCCGGGCTCGGCCGCCGACGGCGTGCTGCGCCCCGGCGACCGCATCCTGGCGGTGGACGGCGCACCGGTCGCCAGCGCCGACCAGGTCGCCCCCCAGGTCAAGGCCCTGGCCAGGAACGGCGGCAGCGGCCTGGTCGAGGTCGAGCGCAACGGCGAGCGGCTGGCGCTGGACGTGCGCCTCACTCCCAGCAAGGATCCGCGGGTGCAGGGCCTGGCGCTGGGGATCGCCACATCGTCCAACACGCCCCCGGCATTCGACGCCAAGCTGCAGTACGGCCCGCTGGCGGCGATCCCGATGGCGTTCCGCGAGACCGGCAAGCTGGCCGGGGATACGCTGGGGCTGATCCGGCGCATGCTGACCGGCCAGGCCTCGATCAAGAACGTGTCCGGGCCGATCACCATCGCCAAGGTGGCCAACGGCTCGGCCAAGCAGGGCCCGGACTGGTTCCTGTATTTCCTGGCGCTGCTGTCGCTGAGCCTGGCGATCATGAACCTGCTGCCGATTCCAATCTTGGACGGCGGGCACTTGCTGTATTACCTTATTGAGTTGGTCAAGGGCAGCCCGCTGAGCGAGCGTGCCATGGCCGCGGGGCAGGTCGTCGGTCTGACGATGCTGGCCGGGCTGATGGGGTTGGCGTTCTACAACGACATCTTCGGCCAGGTCTTGCGATGA
- the bamA gene encoding outer membrane protein assembly factor BamA, with protein MTRFPTRRLLALALAASLSLPVLAQATEPFTASDIRVDGLQRISSGTVFTYLPVERGDTVDDAKVGEAIRALYRTGFFEDVQVDRQGNILVVTVKERPAINKLTVTGNKDIKSEELLKGLSDIGLTEGGTFDRLSLDRVTQELTRQYNNRGKYNVEITPTVSPLDRNRVDVAIAIKEGKAAKIQHVNLIGTEKFATEDILENWESREHNWLSWYRRDDQYSKEKLSGDLEKLNSWYLDRGYVDFSVDSTQVAISPDKRDMYLTAGITEGEQYKISDIKVTGDTVLPQEEVEKLVIPKPGDTFSRALLEFSSDAITNTLSNIGYAFAKVNPIPTTDREKRTVAINLQVVPGPRVAVRRIVFKGNTRTSDEVLRREMRQFENSWYSQAAIDRSKVRLQRLGYFESVDVETPPVPGSNDKVDVVYSVKETTSGSFTFGLGYSQTYGVTTSIQLSQNNFLGGGNRVSVDASRSSYQERYAFSYTNPFFTDDGVSLGYNVSWRKLDYSDFGTAQYNSKNGAAQVIFGVPITENDTVSVMFGIDSNQITTYAGYTPQAIIDYIDAMGQRTFHAWRSELGWARDTRNDYFMPTRGMYQRVGLEATLPGSTVEYWKLNYQISKYWPIIPSIVLNTRAEFGYGDSYGSDVTRTITNADGTTRTVTASGLPFYENFYAGGTNSVRGFEDNTLGPRSEATASYSRGQPLGGSFKTVGSAELYFPKLFDSPSARVSAFVDVGNVFNGVDNYKTNELRASTGVALLWRAPVGPISISYAIPLKKEDNDEIERLQFTFGGQF; from the coding sequence ATGACGCGATTTCCCACTCGCCGCCTGCTAGCCCTCGCCCTCGCCGCCAGCCTCAGCCTGCCGGTCCTGGCCCAGGCGACGGAGCCCTTCACCGCCAGCGACATCCGCGTCGATGGGCTGCAACGCATCTCCTCCGGTACCGTCTTCACCTACCTGCCGGTGGAACGCGGCGACACGGTCGACGACGCCAAGGTCGGCGAGGCGATCCGCGCGCTGTACCGCACCGGCTTCTTCGAGGACGTGCAGGTCGATCGCCAGGGCAACATCCTGGTGGTCACGGTCAAGGAGCGCCCGGCGATCAACAAGCTGACCGTCACCGGCAACAAGGACATCAAGAGCGAAGAGCTGCTCAAGGGCCTGTCCGACATCGGCCTGACCGAGGGCGGCACCTTCGACCGGCTGAGCCTGGACCGGGTGACCCAGGAACTGACCCGCCAGTACAACAACCGCGGCAAGTACAACGTCGAGATCACCCCGACGGTGAGCCCGCTGGACCGCAACCGGGTCGACGTGGCGATCGCGATCAAGGAAGGCAAGGCCGCCAAGATCCAGCACGTGAACCTGATCGGCACCGAGAAGTTCGCCACCGAGGACATCCTGGAGAACTGGGAGTCGCGCGAGCACAACTGGCTGTCGTGGTACCGCCGCGACGACCAGTACTCCAAGGAAAAGCTGTCCGGCGACCTGGAGAAGCTCAACTCCTGGTACCTGGACCGCGGCTACGTCGATTTCAGCGTCGATTCCACCCAGGTGGCGATCAGCCCCGACAAGCGCGACATGTACCTGACCGCCGGCATCACCGAAGGCGAGCAGTACAAGATCTCCGACATCAAGGTCACCGGCGACACCGTGCTGCCGCAGGAAGAGGTCGAGAAGCTGGTGATCCCGAAGCCGGGCGACACCTTCTCGCGCGCGCTGCTGGAGTTCAGCTCCGACGCGATCACCAACACCCTCAGCAACATCGGCTACGCCTTCGCCAAGGTCAACCCGATCCCGACCACCGACCGCGAGAAGCGCACCGTCGCGATCAACCTGCAGGTGGTGCCGGGCCCGCGCGTGGCGGTCCGCCGCATCGTGTTCAAGGGCAACACCCGCACCTCCGACGAGGTGCTGCGCCGCGAGATGCGCCAGTTCGAGAACAGCTGGTACTCGCAGGCCGCGATCGACCGTTCCAAGGTGCGCCTGCAGCGCCTGGGCTACTTCGAGTCGGTGGACGTGGAAACGCCGCCGGTGCCGGGCAGCAACGACAAGGTCGACGTGGTCTACAGCGTCAAGGAAACCACCTCCGGCAGCTTCACCTTCGGCCTGGGCTATTCGCAGACCTACGGCGTGACCACCTCGATCCAGCTGTCGCAGAACAACTTCCTGGGCGGCGGCAACCGCGTCTCGGTGGACGCCTCGCGCAGCAGCTACCAGGAGCGCTACGCGTTCTCCTACACCAACCCGTTCTTCACCGACGACGGCGTGTCGCTGGGCTACAACGTGTCGTGGCGCAAGCTGGACTACTCCGACTTCGGCACCGCGCAGTACAACAGCAAGAACGGCGCGGCGCAGGTGATCTTCGGCGTGCCGATCACCGAGAACGACACCGTCTCGGTGATGTTCGGCATCGACAGCAACCAGATCACCACCTACGCCGGCTACACCCCGCAGGCGATCATCGACTACATCGACGCGATGGGGCAGCGCACCTTCCACGCCTGGCGCAGCGAGCTGGGCTGGGCGCGCGACACCCGCAACGACTACTTCATGCCGACCCGCGGCATGTACCAGCGCGTGGGCCTGGAAGCCACCCTGCCCGGCTCCACCGTCGAGTACTGGAAGCTGAACTACCAGATCTCCAAGTACTGGCCGATCATCCCGTCGATCGTGCTCAACACCCGCGCCGAGTTCGGCTACGGCGACAGCTACGGCAGCGACGTCACCCGCACCATCACCAACGCCGACGGCACCACGCGCACGGTCACCGCCTCGGGCCTGCCGTTCTACGAGAACTTCTACGCCGGCGGCACCAACTCGGTGCGCGGTTTCGAGGACAACACCCTCGGCCCGCGTTCGGAAGCCACCGCCTCGTACAGCCGCGGACAGCCGCTGGGCGGCTCGTTCAAGACCGTGGGTTCGGCCGAACTGTATTTCCCGAAGCTGTTCGACAGCCCGTCGGCGCGCGTCTCCGCGTTCGTCGACGTGGGCAACGTGTTCAACGGCGTGGACAACTACAAGACCAACGAACTGCGCGCCTCCACCGGCGTGGCGCTGTTGTGGCGCGCGCCGGTCGGCCCGATCTCGATCAGCTACGCGATCCCGTTGAAGAAGGAAGACAACGACGAGATCGAGCGCCTGCAGTTCACGTTTGGTGGGCAGTTCTAA
- the lpxB gene encoding lipid-A-disaccharide synthase, producing MSAGSRESGFGIGNGGTAVAGSAASAVANPQSPIPNPGAAKLRIALVAGEASGDQLGAGLIEALRARHPDAEFAGIGGDAMRNAGCQTWFDASELAVMGLMEVLRHLPRLLTLRRTLRQRLLDWRPDVFVGIDAPDFNLGVERWLKQRGIRTVHYVSPSVWAWRERRAAKIGASADRVLCLFPMEPPIYARHGVDARFVGHPMADAIALHGDREAARAELGLPAAATVLAVLPGSRLGEIGRLGDTFFAAAWQVLQQMPGAHVVVPAANPACKALLAEQLSRSALPVVYSHLLDGQARSALLAADVVLLASGTATLEAMLVKRPMVVGYKVAPLTYRIVKALGLLKVDRYALPNILAGRDLAPELMQDACTPDALAAALLHWLRDPQAVAALQPEYARLHQLLRQDASARAADAVLELLEGRDSGVGIRDSGKATA from the coding sequence ATGAGTGCCGGGAGTCGGGAGTCGGGATTCGGGATTGGCAACGGCGGCACTGCAGTCGCCGGTAGCGCCGCTTCCGCTGTAGCGAATCCCCAATCCCCAATCCCCAATCCCGGCGCAGCCAAGCTACGCATCGCCCTGGTCGCCGGCGAGGCCTCCGGCGACCAGCTCGGCGCCGGACTGATCGAGGCGCTGCGCGCGCGCCATCCGGATGCCGAATTCGCCGGCATCGGCGGCGATGCGATGCGCAACGCCGGTTGCCAGACCTGGTTCGATGCCAGCGAACTGGCGGTGATGGGGCTGATGGAAGTGCTGCGGCATCTGCCGCGGCTGCTGACACTGCGCCGCACGCTGCGCCAGCGCCTGCTGGACTGGCGCCCGGACGTGTTCGTCGGCATCGACGCGCCCGACTTCAATCTCGGCGTGGAGCGCTGGCTCAAGCAGCGCGGCATCCGCACCGTGCACTACGTGAGCCCCTCGGTCTGGGCCTGGCGCGAACGGCGCGCCGCCAAGATCGGCGCCAGCGCCGACCGGGTGCTGTGCCTGTTCCCGATGGAGCCGCCGATCTACGCCAGGCATGGCGTGGATGCGCGCTTCGTCGGCCACCCGATGGCCGACGCGATCGCGCTGCACGGCGATCGCGAGGCGGCGCGCGCCGAACTCGGCCTGCCGGCCGCCGCGACCGTGCTGGCGGTGCTGCCGGGCAGCCGCCTGGGCGAGATCGGCCGGCTCGGCGACACCTTCTTCGCCGCCGCCTGGCAGGTGCTGCAGCAGATGCCGGGCGCGCACGTGGTGGTGCCGGCGGCCAACCCCGCGTGCAAGGCGCTGCTCGCCGAGCAGCTGTCGCGCTCGGCGTTGCCGGTGGTGTATTCGCACCTGCTCGACGGCCAGGCCCGCAGCGCGCTGCTCGCCGCCGACGTGGTGCTGCTCGCCTCCGGCACCGCCACGCTGGAGGCGATGCTGGTGAAGCGGCCGATGGTGGTCGGCTACAAGGTCGCGCCGCTGACCTACCGCATCGTCAAGGCGCTGGGCCTGCTGAAGGTCGACCGCTACGCGCTGCCCAACATCCTCGCCGGCCGCGACCTGGCGCCGGAACTGATGCAGGACGCCTGCACCCCCGACGCGCTCGCCGCCGCACTGCTGCACTGGCTGCGCGATCCGCAGGCGGTCGCCGCACTGCAACCCGAATACGCGCGCCTGCACCAGCTGCTGCGCCAGGACGCCTCGGCGCGCGCGGCCGATGCGGTACTCGAGTTGCTGGAAGGCCGGGATTCGGGAGTGGGGATTCGGGATTCGGGAAAAGCAACGGCATGA
- a CDS encoding phosphatidate cytidylyltransferase: MTRTRVIAALIMAPLAICAILLLPTQWLAALAALIFLIGLWEWLKLAEVDDTLPRTILLVLNLLLMVLLVWASAGSLVLFQLTTLVGVGWWCVALLWLRFFQFGSDHATYARVFKLAAGTLAIVPAWAALGLIHAGEPNGHRWLLTALVTVWAADSGAYFAGRQFGKHKLAPRISPNKTVEGLLGGLLAGLVCAAGFGWLAGVTLPQLPGLLIVAAVSVLASVVGDLFESLLKRHVGAKDSGNVIPGHGGVLDRVDGVLAALPIFALGKEIFGF, translated from the coding sequence ATGACCCGCACCCGTGTCATCGCCGCGCTGATCATGGCCCCGCTGGCCATTTGCGCCATCCTGCTGCTGCCGACCCAATGGCTGGCGGCGCTGGCCGCGCTGATCTTCCTGATCGGCCTGTGGGAATGGCTGAAGCTGGCCGAGGTCGACGACACCTTGCCGCGCACCATCCTGCTGGTGCTGAACCTGCTGCTGATGGTGCTGCTGGTGTGGGCCTCGGCCGGCTCGCTGGTGCTGTTCCAGCTGACCACCCTGGTCGGCGTCGGCTGGTGGTGCGTGGCGCTGCTGTGGCTGCGCTTCTTCCAGTTCGGCTCCGACCACGCCACCTACGCGCGGGTGTTCAAGCTGGCCGCCGGCACCCTGGCGATCGTCCCGGCCTGGGCCGCACTGGGCCTGATCCATGCCGGCGAGCCGAACGGGCACCGCTGGCTGCTGACCGCGCTGGTCACGGTGTGGGCCGCCGATTCGGGCGCGTATTTCGCCGGGCGCCAGTTCGGCAAGCACAAGCTGGCGCCGCGGATCAGCCCCAACAAGACCGTGGAAGGCCTGCTCGGCGGGCTGCTGGCCGGCCTGGTCTGCGCCGCCGGCTTCGGCTGGCTGGCCGGGGTGACCCTGCCGCAGCTGCCCGGCCTGCTGATCGTGGCCGCGGTCAGCGTGCTGGCCTCGGTGGTCGGCGACCTGTTCGAGAGCCTGCTCAAGCGCCACGTCGGCGCCAAGGACTCGGGCAACGTGATCCCCGGCCACGGCGGCGTGCTGGACCGCGTCGACGGCGTGCTGGCGGCGCTGCCGATCTTCGCGCTGGGTAAAGAGATCTTCGGATTCTAG
- the lpxA gene encoding acyl-ACP--UDP-N-acetylglucosamine O-acyltransferase yields the protein MSDNVPLIHPTAVIDPSATLAADVRVGAFTLIGAEVEIGEGSVIGAHCSIVGPTRIGRGNHLVGHVALGGDPQDKKFAGERTELVIGDRNVIREFVTVSRGTGNGGGITRVGNDNWFLAYTHVAHDCVVGDHCVFSNNTTLAGHVEVGDHVIISGFAGAHQFCRIGDHAFLGMGALINGDVPPFTMVGGNSLGRPRGINSEGLKRRGFDTERVAAIKRAYRALYVAGLPLAEAKQQLAVLAESSEDVRAMLEFIEASERPLLR from the coding sequence ATGAGCGATAACGTCCCTCTCATCCATCCCACCGCGGTGATCGACCCGTCGGCGACGCTGGCTGCGGATGTGCGCGTCGGCGCCTTCACCCTGATCGGCGCCGAGGTCGAGATCGGCGAAGGCAGCGTGATCGGCGCGCATTGCAGCATCGTCGGCCCGACCCGCATCGGCCGCGGCAACCACCTGGTCGGCCACGTCGCGCTCGGCGGCGATCCGCAGGACAAGAAGTTCGCCGGCGAGCGCACCGAACTGGTGATCGGCGACCGCAACGTGATCCGCGAGTTCGTCACCGTCAGCCGCGGCACCGGCAACGGCGGCGGCATCACCCGGGTCGGCAACGACAACTGGTTCCTGGCCTACACCCACGTCGCCCACGACTGCGTGGTCGGCGACCATTGCGTGTTCTCCAACAACACCACCCTGGCCGGGCACGTCGAAGTCGGCGACCACGTGATCATCAGCGGCTTCGCCGGCGCGCACCAGTTCTGCCGCATCGGCGACCACGCCTTCCTCGGCATGGGTGCGCTGATCAACGGCGACGTGCCGCCGTTCACCATGGTCGGCGGCAACTCGCTTGGCCGCCCGCGCGGCATCAACAGCGAAGGCCTCAAGCGCCGCGGCTTCGACACCGAGCGCGTGGCCGCGATCAAGCGCGCCTACCGCGCGCTGTACGTGGCCGGCCTGCCGCTGGCCGAGGCCAAGCAGCAACTGGCGGTGCTGGCCGAAAGCAGCGAGGACGTGCGCGCGATGCTGGAATTCATCGAAGCCAGCGAGCGGCCGTTGTTGCGATGA